In Miscanthus floridulus cultivar M001 chromosome 5, ASM1932011v1, whole genome shotgun sequence, one genomic interval encodes:
- the LOC136451133 gene encoding cationic peroxidase SPC4-like: MAVTSSRRPAALLVLVAAAAAVVALAAAGDVELLEGRYPPLAPGLSFDFYKKSCPKAESIVKEFLSSAVRQNVGLAAALIRLHFHDCFVQGCDASVLLDSTPTQPSEQLSPPNLTLRPAAFKAVNDIRARLEQACGRVVSCADIVTLAARESVALGGGPAYKVPLGRRDGLAAASNAAVLAALPPPTSKVPTLLSFLAKINLDTTDLVALSGGHTVGIAHCSSFGNRLFPTQDPTLNKFFAGQLYGTCPTNTTVNTTVNDVRTPNTFDNKYYVDLLNREGLFTSDQDLLSNATTRPLVTKFAVDQNAFFEQFVYSYVKMGQINVLTGSQGQVRANCSARNAGAAGDELPWSVVETVVDAAGSLVL; the protein is encoded by the exons ATGGCGGTTACTTCTTCTCGGCGCCCTGCTGCTCTGCTGGTActggtagcagcagcagcagccgtggTGGCCCTGGCGGCCGCCGGCGACGTCGAGCTGCTGGAGGGCAGGTACCCGCCGCTGGCGCCGGGCCTGTCGTtcgacttctacaagaagagctGCCCGAAGGCGGAGTCCATCGTGAAGGAGTTCCTGTCGTCGGCGGTGCGGCAGAACGTGGGGCTCGCCGCCGCGCTGATCCGGCTCcacttccacgactgcttcgtgCAGGGCTGCGACGCCTCCGTCCTGCTCGACTCCACGCCCACCCAGCCCAGCGAGCAGCTGTCGCCGCCCAACCTCACGCTCCGCCCGGCGGCGTTCAAGGCCGTCAACGACATCCGCGCCCGCCTCGAGCAGGCGTGCGGCCGCGTCGTCTCCTGCGCCGACATCGTCACGCTCGCCGCCCGTGAATCCGTTGCCCTG GGTGGCGGTCCGGCGTACAAGGTGCCGCTGGGCAGGCGAGACGGGCTAGCGGCGGCGTCGAACGCGGCCGTCCTGGCGGCGCTCCCGCCGCCGACGTCCAAGGTGCCAACGCTCCTGTCCTTCCTGGCGAAGATCAACCTGGACACGACGGACCTGGTGGCGCTGTCCGGCGGCCACACCGTAGGCATCGCGCACTGCAGCTCCTTCGGCAACCGTCTGTTCCCGACGCAGGACCCGACGCTGAACAAGTTCTTCGCGGGGCAGCTGTACGGGACGTGCCCGACCAACACGACGGTGAACACCACGGTGAACGACGTCCGGACGCCCAACACCTTCGACAACAAGTACTACGTGGACCTGCTCAACCGGGAGGGCCTCTTCACGTCGGACCAGGACCTGCTCAGCAACGCCACCACCAGGCCTCTGGTGACAAAGTTTGCTGTTGACCAGAACGCCTTCTTCGAGCAGTTTGTATACTCGTACGTCAAGATGGGGcagatcaacgtgctcacggggtcCCAGGGACAGGTCCGCGCCAACTGCTCCGCGCGCAACGCCGGCGCTGCTGGAGATGAGCTGCCGTGGTCCGTCGTCGAGACCGTCGTCGACGCCGCCGGCAGCCTCGTGCTCTAG